One Candidatus Campbellbacteria bacterium genomic window carries:
- the nusA gene encoding transcription termination factor NusA, with protein MPFDIKALTTVLGELEEERGVTKEKVMEAIEFALATAYKKEYGKRDQVVRARFDINTGTTEFEQIKTIVDDSTVRFKEDADDEILEETDASQTKKILVATGDAPRATDVVEDEIKLPLFNTEKHMLLEDAKKIKKDAKVGDEIVFPLEMHDDFGRIAAQTAKQVIIQKIREAEKEHLSHEYGEREGEILSGTVQRVERGNVFVDLGRAVGILPYDEQIPGERFRAGERIRAYLFKVEETPRGVFLRMSRSHPQFLVRLFENESPEVAQGVVEIKAIAREPGSRSKVAVFSNDEHIDPVGSLVGQRGVRVSTVMSELAGEKIDVIEWSETAEHFIEDALSPAKVLSVEIVDEETHSAVVRVTEDQQSLAIGRGGQNVRLAAKLTGWRIDIRSAGTEEGAEDGETEGASEISKEADQPSETEVSKDETTTPEKETGTPEKGDK; from the coding sequence ATGCCATTTGATATCAAAGCACTTACCACAGTCCTCGGAGAACTTGAGGAAGAGCGGGGTGTTACAAAAGAAAAAGTTATGGAGGCAATTGAATTTGCTCTCGCTACTGCGTACAAAAAAGAGTACGGCAAGCGTGACCAGGTTGTGCGTGCACGATTTGACATCAACACTGGTACGACAGAGTTTGAACAAATCAAAACAATTGTTGATGATTCGACTGTTCGCTTCAAAGAAGACGCGGATGACGAAATTTTAGAAGAAACGGATGCATCACAAACAAAAAAAATTCTTGTTGCAACAGGCGATGCTCCACGTGCTACAGATGTTGTTGAGGATGAAATAAAACTTCCCCTTTTCAACACTGAAAAGCACATGTTGCTTGAAGATGCGAAGAAAATTAAAAAAGATGCAAAAGTTGGTGATGAGATTGTATTCCCTCTTGAAATGCATGACGACTTCGGACGCATCGCCGCACAAACTGCAAAGCAGGTTATCATTCAAAAAATTCGCGAGGCAGAAAAAGAGCACCTCTCACATGAATATGGTGAACGTGAAGGAGAAATTCTGTCCGGAACGGTGCAACGCGTTGAGCGCGGAAACGTGTTTGTAGACCTTGGACGCGCCGTTGGAATCTTGCCCTACGATGAACAAATTCCTGGTGAACGATTCCGTGCGGGCGAACGTATTCGCGCATATCTTTTTAAAGTTGAGGAAACACCTCGTGGCGTCTTTTTGCGCATGTCACGTTCACACCCACAATTTCTCGTTCGTCTTTTTGAAAACGAATCACCAGAAGTTGCACAAGGTGTTGTTGAAATAAAAGCAATCGCACGCGAGCCGGGAAGTCGTTCAAAGGTTGCGGTGTTCTCAAACGATGAACACATTGATCCTGTTGGTTCGCTTGTTGGACAACGCGGTGTTCGTGTTTCAACTGTCATGTCTGAACTCGCTGGAGAAAAAATTGATGTTATTGAGTGGTCCGAAACCGCCGAGCACTTTATTGAAGATGCACTCTCTCCGGCAAAAGTGTTGTCTGTTGAAATTGTTGACGAAGAAACACATAGCGCAGTTGTTCGCGTAACCGAAGACCAGCAATCACTTGCCATCGGACGCGGAGGACAAAACGTTCGTCTCGCAGCAAAATTGACAGGATGGCGCATTGATATCCGCTCCGCCGGCACAGAAGAAGGTGCCGAAGATGGTGAAACGGAAGGAGCGTCTGAAATTTCAAAAGAGGCAGACCAACCATCCGAAACCGAAGTTTCAAAGGATGAAACAACTACACCCGAAAAAGAAACTGGCACTCCTGAAAAAGGGGACAAATAA